ctgtgtgtggtatgacgccctaaataaaatctcacaggaacctcaatttttttcatatcaacttcaaatttataacataacttatttagacacaaggctttatttttataccaattttagagtaaaaactgttatgtaaaatatttataataaataaaatataataaaatgaatatagcgcatattatttttagtacatttaaacttctataactttttgatacttaaatattttgaaaaaattccacttttgcaaacatctgctaattttcttctttaaaaagagaccaaccttatgtttatattccaaattgttcataaattacagtaattttagtttggatagtgcactttaatgcctatttaaaaaatggggggtgacagttaaggggttaaagaaTTAGGAAAATTCTAGTAGAGAATACTGTAATACTGTTCAGAATAATGTTCATAAAGGAATGCTATCTTACTTTTTTCCCCCTGATGCTCTACATGCACTGTGTATACtgccactgtgagacaccaatgtgtccctgagcaagacactgaacccctagttgctccagaggcgtgcaacctctgacatatatagcaattgtaagttgctttggataaaagcgtcacataaatgtaaatgtaatgtttaaaattCTGGCCTACAGTTTATTACTTGCAGTTCATTAATCACACTTGAAATGGAAGGTAAAATTAAGTGCATTACAGTGTGCTGTTCTGTTGCATACTGGACATTTTGACTATCACAGTAGTAATTCAATGCATACAGAAAACCTGCACACTGAAAATGCAGCATTATCTCAGTATCTGGAGTGATAGTGTGGAATTAAAACCCAGCGAATGAAACAAATAGCCTCACAGACACATAACAGATGACATGCTGACTGAATGGGGATAATGCTCACTTTATCAACAGGAAGGAGTGATTCTTTTATCTGCACAGGACGGGTAAgttcagatggatggatggggtGATGAGTGCGGGAGAGTATAAATCTGTCCTCAACCCCTAGCAGGCCATGACACATTAAAGTGGAGTCACAGATATACAAACTACACGATTTATGTCAGTCTCTGTGCCTGCTATAAAAAAAAAGGCCTGGGCTACAGaggtacatttatttataaaaacagaatttattatgtaaataaaacactttttgggtgacctattacTTTAAGGGTGAACTGAATGTCATGTTTTCGGGACACTCAGCTACATgtcaattgcaattaaataaaaatttattacagCTTAAagttatatattatacaattagACAACTTTAGAGTGTTTTTGACCTTTTTATGCCATTTCATAACTTCTTATGTTTCTGAAATATGGTTAACTATATACTTTTAAGATCTGAAGcacattcaattaaattaaacacaCAGTACTCCATTTTCACAGACGATTTATATCGAACACTCTTAATATATTCACAGTCACTTGgctgatgctaaaaaaaaaacaattatgattGATTACAATATTTGAAATCTTTTTCACTTGTCCATTAAGTCCTAACGACTGCTATTATACGAGTTTTGTGACTCACAAGACTGAAATATTTTCATGAGAGTGTCTCCCACATTAAGGAGAGTAATTTCACAACATCAGAAGTTCAATTCATTTCCATGAATCATTAAAAAGATTACATCGAATGATACAAAATTTGAAACGGAAGTGCCAATGTGTGccaatatgtattaaaatatgttaGTACTCAAATATGCATGCAAAAATATGTCTATTTGACCGAAAGGATGGTTGAAGCAGAAAAATATcaagatattatttttagctttatcATCCAGCTCTAACAGAAAATATATAGAAAGTGCAATGTTTAACTATTACCATATGGAAAATCTCCTTcatgtacattttacatttaagggACCAACAGGGTTTCATACTAGAGTGCTACTTACAATACATCTGATGTATAGCAGGCTAATGTAtgcgaattacagtatgtactgtagTCAGCTTTTAAATTAGATGAATATGGCTGAAATACATACTACTGAATATGTAAACAATGCACCCACAAAGGGTCATTGAAATAAATTTACATCTTGAAAACCCTTCCAACAATAATTTGTAAGATTTATGAGATTGTACAATGCACTGTGTAACTCAATGGCTGTTAGAAGCAAGACTTGTAAGCCTGGAGGGGATGGTGCAggtaaataaaatgctaaatagtCATTTATCATAGCTGAAAATCTGTGTAGCATCACTGCATTTGACAGTATCTGGGCAGCATGTGTTCACAACTTATGTATTTGATTTGTTATAAAACAAACGCTACAGTGACAGAGTACTGATGTCGGCCAACTCAAAAACACACTGACTGTTTGACTGCACTGGCTTTCATCAGCCACAAACACACTCTTCCCACACGGCTCTAGAACTTACTCTTCATTCTCATACAAGTACTTCACGATCACCCACGGCAACACAAATATCAGAGGGGCACCTGAAGGAGAAAGAGACACAAGGCATAAACCATCTGCCGCGCTCTGTATGAGGAAGCTCTTAAACCCAGCTAATGAGTTCACAGAGTAAAAGCCCTGAACCTCTCACCCCAGCCAATACACTGGTAGATGCCGAAGTAATTCCTCTCCGTCAAGACTGTCACGACCAGAAGGCTGTGCAGGTAGATGCCCTCCACCAGCAGCCAGTAGTTGTTAGCTAGTATACTGTACTGCATCATCACCATTGCAACTCTGCAGCCGACCGCCGTCTGAAACGCAGAGTTTATTGGTCACTGAAAGCTTTCGGATAAATTGTAACCCACCTCCTCCATTCAGATTTGCACAGTAATCTATATTATACTATATCTATATTAACATGCATTTCAAAGAATATTCCTGATCATTTGCAATACACTGTAAGGTTTATAGGCAACATATTAGCATACAAAGTGCTTAAAAGCAgaaagttaaagttttttttgttttagtttttttttttattaaatgtctttCATGAAAACTCCAACTTCATGAgtaaaatgtttgaaatgtttgcCAACACAAACCTTCTTTTGGCTTTAAAAAAACTACTATTAGGATTTACTGAAGACAGTAAAATTAATAGGCATGGCAGTTATTTTTGCAGCTTAACTTATTATATAGCATTTGTAAAAGATGCAACATTTATGGGAGGAGataatttaaatgaatcatgcaaTGTCATATACTGAGGTTTGCTGTAGTCAATTTACTCGTTTTGCATAATTTAACGGCCAAAAATGCATGTCTTAACCCATGTTGTGCTTGACATATCTGTGTCAGATGCTAATTTGATCTGGTTGAGTCTATGTTCAGTAATCTAAGGATTGTCAGAAGATCATCCAAAAACTATTAGATATGGGATTGTGCTCTCATGCTAATTTGCATTGTTTAGTGAATCTGGTCATAAATGCACATAATATGCTACACATTAACATTAGATACCAAaatagttataattttttttttttttttacatgaataaaaGTTGTAAATGCCAAAAGTTGTTAATATATCAGAAATATATATTCGGACACTGTTTCTTTAAAAGTAGAATGATGCTTTTTTCTTATTGAAAACACATCCAACAAGAACAGAAAAATCCCCTAATTGAAGAATTCCCACAACATGCTGTCCATAGACATTCAATTGTAAATAACCCagaatattattttgaaaataattacaaaggtATAGGATTATTAAACGTGTATCAATCTAGAGATACACAAcacatttcaaaagtttggggtttgcaagattcttaaaaaaaataatttatacttttattcagcgataatgcattaaactgatgaaaagacatttaaaaaagagAGCGATTTTCTATCTCCAATAACTGCTGTTCTtctgatctttctattcatcaacaaatcctgaattttgttttttaaaagttcCCACAAAAACATCGAGAAGCAAATGTTTTAACATTGCTAAGACATGTCATAttaatcatcatatcagaatgatttctgaaggatcatgtggcactgacgactggagtaatgatgctgaaaattcagctttgcatcacagaaataaattaaatagaatacattttaatatatttaacatttcaattgTAAGAACACTTCACAACATTaccatttttactatttaaaataaatgcagttctggtGAGCATTAaaagacttcattcaaaaacattaaagatcttactgcccccaaacttttgaatgttagtacagtatattattatcttttaataataacaataacaaagaaAGACAGCAGGTTATTGGACCTCGTTTTTAACCAGCCACTCCACCTCCAGTTCAGCGGTGAAGTCCTGACCAACATGGAAGTCATCAGGCCTTTCTAACATGGCATCTTTGATGAGAATAGAAGAGGCTCGCAGGATGAAGGAGGCAAACAAGTTCATGTGGATGTTGTTTCTCATGCAGTGCAGCTTCCTGCGGGGATCAGAGTGCAATGAATAAAAGTCAAAAAGCATTACATTGTTCGCACAAAGAAGCCCAACTCCTTAACCACCAACACAACCAAAGTTTCTGAAACTGATGCTAAACACGTTTTCAAATTAAAGTGTATGCAGAAGGAATAAATTCCCAGTTGGCTTGAATGGTACCTAAAGGCTACCAGGATGCCCAATGCCAGCACCAGTGCCCCGAGAGACAGGGAATATCCAATGGTGTACATGGTCCTGAACTGACTGAGGACCCGTCCGTAGTGTTGCTGCACATAGACATACAAACCATCAGCTCAGACAGTGACACTACTGAATTTAAGGATGGTTAGACTTACAGTCCTTACATTGGTATGAACTGTAGAAAGGTCCAAGatcacatctttatttaaaactcacaactttaaaaattgttttatgaaTTTTTTGTCCACTGAAACTAGTCTTTGGAAAGATGTTTTGTCAGCTGAACAATTGGTATGAAGTTAAACAACAGTTCAATCTATTGAACACATTgtaattctattgtatttcaGTATACTTATTGTGCTGTaacatttaaattctattttgaTAAAGGTTTTCAGCAGTATGttggataaataaaaaaaatacacaattaatCTTTAAAGAGCTAACAGCTATTTAATTTAACAATCACCTATTCATCTAGCCTCAAAAGAGTTGCAGTGTTTCTCACATACCATGTTGATTTGTGCGGGGTCATGTGATAGACATTCGCTGGCGTTCTTCTGTTTGCTATACTGTCCATCTGCATCACACTCCAGATACACAAAGCCATGTCggactgacacacaaacacatccacaGATTGTGTGGTCACACAGGGTGCATAAGAGAGAGTCATGTGCATTGGAGAATACTGCATGGTGTTAAATTAGATAAGCTAAAAGAAGTATTATTTAAAGTGCAGCCACATATAGCACTTTTTTTCACACAATTATGGATATGCATTTACTCATAGTCATAAATATTGTGCAACCTGTCATTACATGCCCAGctaatatttcaccccaaaatgaaaagaatatacatatttgtatttagcataaagaaaatgaaacttACTTTATGCATTGTGAATAATGGAGGCAATGTGTATAATTGTGATTGATTAAATGGTGAGCCATAAATAACTTTTAAGTAACACAAACAATTGTTAATCTTCTGAATTAGGACTGTGCTACTAGAAAGTCTTTTGACTGTTGAAACTGCTAAAATCATATTTCAAGCCTAATCAGGTTTTTGGAacctaacaaacaaaaaataaacttttaatggAAAATGTCCTAGACTGgcttgtaaatataaatacatcttaaaggaatagttcaaccaaagatgaacattttctgaaaaaacagttgctcaccagtggatactctgcagtgaatgggtgccgtcagaatgagagtccaataaAAAGccgataaaaacattacaataatccacatgaatctagtccatcagttaacatattctgaagtgaaaagctacatgtttgtaagaaaaaaaaatccataaaagcATTTCAATCTCTTTCCCCTAATATAAtactttctccagtaaaaaagtcattttgtctgaatcaggagagaaatatgcacagatggacttttttttttatttttttttttacaaaaatagctTTACACTTCAGAAGACATTACTCGATGGaatagactggagtggtgtggtttattgtgatgtttttatcagctgtttggactcattcactgcagaggaaccattggtgagcaaattatttaatcatcatttttttgcattttcagcAAAATTTAGTTTATGGGTGTACCATTCCTTTAAACTGTGATTATAGTaaatatcacaatttaaataaagtcacaataatccaaaaatatgtttctttcttttaattttgggaTGAAATATGACCTATAAATGTTATCAAAGTGAATGTTATATTTCCAGTAGTTACCTTCTTTGTGCCAGGGCAGGTACCAGGGGCAGGCCACACTCACTGTAGTATTGGGCAGTGCATCCGGCCAGCAGGCATACTTATCAAATGTCCTGTTGCACACAAGACctagaaaaaaatcattaatgtAAAAGTCTCCTCTGGTCTGTTTGCAGTGCTGGACAGGATAAGTATGTGACATGACCCCTAATAAGAGGTCTCAGCAGCGTTTTCCAACATACATCCCTTAACAACACTTGCACTTTCATCATGGCTGTCAACAGGGTCTATGAAAGACCCCAGCTGACCTTACACAAGACTGTGACCGTCACTGCAACTCCAGCCATTACTTGTGGAAGGATGCTGAACAACTCACCTGTCATCAGCGGTTCTCTGCTAATATTTCGAAAACATTCATCTCGATACATCATCCATCTTGCCATCAGTGTTTTGAGGGATGCAGCAGTTGACACCTGTAAGAGCCATTTAGTGAGACCACATGAAAAggtacattgaattaaatattataataattccctttttttttttttttttacacaaaataagTTAGCTAG
The sequence above is a segment of the Carassius carassius chromosome 9, fCarCar2.1, whole genome shotgun sequence genome. Coding sequences within it:
- the LOC132149511 gene encoding glucagon receptor-like → MSQVFLLLTLLSFSSCIQVSTAASLKTLMARWMMYRDECFRNISREPLMTGLVCNRTFDKYACWPDALPNTTVSVACPWYLPWHKEVRHGFVYLECDADGQYSKQKNASECLSHDPAQINMQHYGRVLSQFRTMYTIGYSLSLGALVLALGILVAFRKLHCMRNNIHMNLFASFILRASSILIKDAMLERPDDFHVGQDFTAELEVEWLVKNETAVGCRVAMVMMQYSILANNYWLLVEGIYLHSLLVVTVLTERNYFGIYQCIGWGAPLIFVLPWVIVKYLYENEECWVQNINMEYWWIIRSPILLAVLINFFIFIHIIKILVSKLRAHQMRYSDYKLRLAKSTLTLIPLLGIHSVLFSFVTDESTSHGALSLRLTKLFIDLFFNSFQGLLVAILYCFVNKEVQSEILKKWRRWKLGRDIEEEYRHTYSQSLQMKSGSILVPPTNLSRLPDIATTTSRLGSPEEKQMLVSSSQNGMGTGLQFTSTPQDSSTCSSITEDIIMVDRGKCCSVQQGNAKSNL